DNA from Anticarsia gemmatalis isolate Benzon Research Colony breed Stoneville strain chromosome 23, ilAntGemm2 primary, whole genome shotgun sequence:
actgcacgtttggcgcagtggtttaagcggtcacctcgccgcaacaaccgtagcgccgcgtgtggtgggttcgaatcctacccgggacaattttttgtgtgatgagcacgagtatttgttctgagcctggttgtcaaattatctatataagtatatatttagaagtatataagtatgtttatcagttatttggttaccatattacaagctctgcttagtttggaatcaaatgaccgtgtgtgagttgtccaaaaatatttaataatttttttttttttaatatttactcacCTCACAAGTATCTCTCCTTTCGTCTTTGTCTCCAAAGCACATCTGAGTATTGTTATCATAGCCATAAACCAGCAGTCTGTGTTCAGGATAGTGGGAAGAACAATCGTCATCGGAGAACTTCTTCAAAGCTACCTGAAATAGAAAACCTACATATTAGTTCAGAGCATTCACTGcgctaataaaatacatttgacttataaaacattcatacatttgaCTCATTAGTCAAATCTTGTTAACCATAGCTTCATTTtggtgataataataattagacacATGTTGTAAGGTGCTGACGAAGTCATTCGGAAAAGGTTACATACAATCCGTTGCTGTACAAAAGCACAACGGAAATGATAGTAGATAATACAGAAGATTAGGAAAGGCCGCAATAAACGAGTAACTATGCGATGATGGCCGGATGTTAATTACTCTATTAGAAAAAAGTGGTTaatgtttaaagttattaagaagattttaatgaaatttcccACACAGACAATTCATAGCCTGAGTACCTATAGCCACTTTAAGGTGATGGCAGAAACCACTTACCTATCTATTTATCATTCAAGTATCTACTTACGGTTTGCAATGTATCAGCAAGTTCACCTCGACGACCAAGTTTTCCCCAACCCGTAGCGTCTGCATAGTTAATCATTTCATCTTCTCTATGCAAGCACGCCGGACGAATTTGCCAACCCAATGGCATTCTATAATTacatcaagattttttttttatctattttatcgAGCACAGCCTACCTACGCTACGTAAAATGGTAGTCGAATCTAGATAGACCTactatataataggatacgggaattaaagcgaacacgcattttaccttaaaatgcctaacgtttcggcgcaggttgcactcgccgtggtcgcaggctgattGACTAGATAGACTTTCCTAAAATCTGATCTATCTCTTTAGTGGGCTTAAGATTTCGGCATTTACCTGTTACAATACCTTCATTATGACAATAacccatttattttaaaaaactaaaaactttgCAGACTTTTGCCCATTAGGGAAAACGGTAATCCATTTACTGAAAGAGCTTCTTCAGCCACCTGACAATTCCCAAAaagttaactatattatattatattaagttctACTGCTGAAAATACTCACGGTACATCAGTTTCCAAGAGGGCGATGTCATGATACTTGCTCGGTGGTTTGTACAGCGGATGATAGACGATCCTGCTCAGATGATACTTGTGCCACATTTCCGGCGGGTCTGTACGTTTCAGTATACCTAGAGCTACGTACTTCACTTTACCTCTGAGaaagcaaacatttttaatattacaaaatatcttattaCGATAACATGTGTCTTTACATCGATTCGTATCCCTTGATATACACATCGCCTTAAATCCTGTAAGAGAGAGATTACTTTTCAGAATTATGTGTAACAGGTACCTTAATTATGATTTTCCTGGAAGACAGAAGCTTAATAATTCTTGAAGAGGTGTACAATTTCACTATACCAATAAGAAGCTCTGTAATTCCATCATACATGAGTAAAAAATCCAATCAGGTGATTTCCAAGTAGGCAATTTCAACTAATCTAGTCCGCATCTAAATATAGGTGATCTTGTATGAAAACGTATCTGTTTATACTTAGTAGGAGAAGAGCCGCAATGTCCAGCAGTGAGGATGAATCTCTCGCTGATCACGGACCCTCCGCAGATCCACTCCGCGTTCTCTATATCTTCACCAAACCCAAGTAAAGCCTGGAAGAAGAACACAAATTACAATACCAACACTCAACAGTATCGACTAATCTATCTCGCATcgtttaaatctatactataatattataaagctgaagagtttgtttgtttgtttgtttgtttgtttgaacgcgctaatctcaggaactactggtccgatttgaaaaattctttcactgttagatagcccatttatcgaggaaggctataggctatatatcatcacgctactaccaacaggagcagagtaccagtgaaaaatgttacaaaaacggggaaaattatgacccattctctcttatgtgacacaagcgacgttgcgcgggtcagctagtctatactaatattataaagctgaagagtttgtttgtttgtttgtttgtttgaacgcgctaatctcaggaactactgatccgatttgaaaaattctttcactgttggatagcccatttattgaggaaggctataggctatatatcatcacgctaccgccaataggagcagagtaccagtaaaaaatgttacaaaaacggggaaaattttgacccattctctcttatgtgatgcaagtgaagttgtgcgggtcagctagttaaagatattttacaatACTGACGCTTAGGTATATGATTCTGGTTTAGATGGTCGTATCTCATCTTTCTTGTAGGAATCAGATCATGTAAGATCCTTAAAATTAGAAATTGTTTATATTGaaggtatttaataatattgaatttaatattgaaGAAGATCCCTTACGTGCTCTATAAGTTTTCCGGGCAGGGAGCTAAAACCAAATAACTCTATCAGCCACTAGCTCAGACCGCAGGCATAGGTATTTATATTCGTATTTTTGTAAGTCACTTCGGCCAGCTTCATTGAAACCAGAAACCTAACCCACTGTGCAGTGTGTAGGTGTGCATTGTTTATGATGTAAGTAGGGATAGCAATCCGGTCCACCGGATCcggtgtttgtatttgaaatattttcgttaagtgagataataattagtatgctctcctctagtatttatttaatttctaaccATAAATGATTAGTAGTCATTCGTCTTTTCTGAGCTAatgaaattaagatataataattttaagtattcaaATAATCAGTCTCAGttgttaatgtaattatctgtaagtacctacctactagagGAGAGCACACTAATTATTATCTCacttaacgaaaatatttcaaatacaaacaccgGATCCGGTGGACCAGATTGCAATCCCTAGATGTAAGTTCAAGTAAATGTGATGTAAATACATAGgcacaattttatttcttcattctCTTACCCCAGTGAGACTATTAAACCAACAAGTCATTCACAAGACCGACGCGACGGTTTTacatgctctccgaggcacgaacatctatactaatattataaatgcgaaagtaactctgtctgtctgtctgtctgtcggtctgtctgctactcaatcacgcctaaactactgaaccaatttgcatgaaatttggtatggagatattttgatacccgagaaaggacataggctatatatcatcacgctacgaccaaaaggagcggagtaccagtaattaatgttacaaaaacggggaaaaatttcacccattctctcttattggacgcaagcgaagttgcgcgggtcagctagtcttaccATATGAGGAAACTGTTCCCTATAAGCGTCAACTCCTCCTTCCGTAGTCATAACATCTTCAATTCTTCGCTGCGGGGTCGTACAGTTCATAGCGTCGTATTTGAACTTCCAAGACAGTATTTCACTGAATCTTCTTTTGCACGGATAGTTTAATTCGTGGAGATATTTTAGACATACTGAAAGGAAGTTTAAATTGAGATTTAGGGACATTTCACTAATATAGAGCAGAATTGTATTTTAGAATGACTCGGAAAGCGTTACTTGCTGCTTACGAGTATTGAACAGATATAGAGAACTTTTAAGGTATTTGAACTATCTGATCATCTTTAGAATAACTACGcaatgtctttttttaaaatagaaagtgAGGTGGTAGTGTCAGAAATATTTGGAACACGATAGTAAGAAAGCAATGTGCAGTTGCTCTCTCATCTACTTCTATAGGGTCCTACTTTTTAGAGAAATATTTAGACATCTTCTGGAGTAAATTCGTACTGTAGGTACTTACCATCTTTTGCTTTTTGCCCGGTTTTATAAAGAGGACCAAGACGTGTGTCGTAATAGAGAACTTGtctgcaaaaaataaaaaatcgttgTTATATCATCAagatctacaaaaaataaattaaaaacagacGAAACACACACACGCGCCTACGGGTCAAACTTAAACTCTTCTTTTTTGAAAGACGGCAAAAATACATTATCAGAAGTTTTAATctaaatgttatttcttttgaaaaccgcatcaaaattcGGTTCAGCTAAACATGCATAGGTAACAACacatagaatatattattttaattcgaaGTCGGTTAAAAGTACCTGGTATTGTTGACGAGTTCACAATCAGTGCAGCATATTATAGGTGTCTTGTGATCAAACGCACAAATCTGTAACATAATCGAACAGGTACACGAATAAGTGCTAAATACTTATTCTACTTTATGCTAATAAGTTATCCAATAAGTAAAATGACAGGCAAATAAGTACCGAAGTATGAGAAATATCTGccaatttaaattcattttgttaagctaacaaatatttatttagcggtatataataaaaagtcGTTATATTACCAAATAATTCTTAGTAATAAAAGTACCTACTACTACTAAGAATTATTTGTTAATGAGTCAGAAAACGCGTaaggaattttttttttgatttcaatagttttactttacatataagtaggtactaccAGTACGAAAAAGGTTCCCGTCAAGACCCCACTTCCAGGATTTTGTGTAACGCGAACATTAATTTAGagacattattttcaataaattgtttaataaataaaccataCAGCTACTTACCGCTGGAAATTTCTTGTCTCGTATGTGAAATGTAGCACTGGGACACCTGTGCACGCTCACACAACGTCCAGGTACTCCGTTCCATTCACATGGTGATCCTGAACAAATTGAAGACAACCTGTATATTTTACGCGTGCAGAAgataagttaataatataaaacctcTTGGGAATGATGTCATCATGACTTACGACCCTAAGTGAGAAAATGGTCTTTTAGATGGccaaattttatgtaaattctacgtaggtaggtacatattcgTTTTTTTGAGATAACAAATGATAAGAAACTTCTTATAAATTTGAAGATGATAAGGTGTACATTTTGAGATATTTTAACACAGAAATTAGAAGTTATTAAATGTCTTATGAACTATGTTTTTTGGCGGAAAGATTCTGAACAGAATTATACGCGGGTGAAGCCGGAAGAATGCTATATGAAGAATTAAGCTATTCTTCCAGTATTTTCTTCTAATTCTATTTCAACTTAAATTTTCGTaacttgtttaattaaaaataaaaaaaaacaataaatactcaAGTTTGTACTCACCATCATCTAAACTTAAATATTCACACGACACAGACAgcaaacaaaacacaatcaaGATAAAACGTGTCAACATTTTAAACCAAATTTACTCCCAAGCTTCCTTCACACACTGATCATACCGTCAGacatttatctaaaataaataattactataatatatattatgaattagtttttatataaatagtgaTTATTTTTAGGTGAATTATAAAAATCAGGTCTAGAGAACCTTTTAGTCCGATGTTAGGTTGAAGACTAAAACAAGTTATTGGATCCAGGTGAATGATCGGTCTCTGACTGCAACGGGGATTTTATTACTTGTGAATTTAGCAGCTTATTCGAATGAATATTTAATGACAATGAAGGCTACTAACTAGAATTgagtaaacaaaacatttttaactaaaaattaaaatttaaaacttgattataatataaaatatagactTCTAAATAATACCATGGATGAGTTTCAGTAGAAAggaattttattgcaaaatcaAATAAGAATATTACCATAATTCATTCAAAAAGCAAAATTACGTTATCCATTTAGAATCCGTTACTGTTCTTTTTATTCGAAGCGAAGCGCCATCTATTGCTCAATAGCAGAAACAAGGTCTGCATTTCCTTTTGAGATAAAACTACTTTCCCCCGAGAGATGGCGCTTATTATACTACTATGTTTGATATTatgataatgtaaaaatatgactttaaaatgttattaaatacaaacaataattagGGGCAGAAGATAAATCAACGAAAGCTTAGTTTTTAAAaaggattatgaaaataatttaatgctaATAAATGTTACTATTATAATTGCACGCTAGATGTCCTTGGtgtcgttttgtttttattaaattatcgaTAGCAACAGATTGACTTCACATTGTTataactgaaatatattttatatcaacctaacttttttttattaaacataagtATTTTCGTAACAATAGAACATTTGTTGAATCCAAGTATTCTTCAACTTAGATTCTAGTGGTAGACTTTTGAGTTTATCATGTTTAACGTTGACGTGGAATAATTATCAAGCATGCAAGCTGAGAAAAATAACTTCCTAAGTTAATCGCTAAGCCATGAAACCCTGATCTCACTGCCCAAAAACTTTTTTGTGATACTAAcatttataatacctacttacttacgAGTCAGCAGTTTAAAACTTtgactaaaactaaaatttcgTCTAGACATTTTATTTCCCTGAACGCTGTCCCTACGCATACGGATAAAGAACCTTACTTTACTTAGTTACATCGATATTACTTACAGAGCCTGTAAGACATTGTAACATTACAAAACATTgaagaaaacataaaatctGCAGGTTTCAAGGCGTCTGCCGTTAACAAAGGGAACGAGAGAATTGACATCGATACAGCCGATACTCGAGTGAGGTATACTTAAGGCGTTATTCATTGTAATGCAACATTAATGGAAGCATTGTGTTCATTGTTTAAAATCTACGTATAAGAGAGCCTTTACAATGTTTTCCATTGAGTGGTTTCGCATTAAAACGTTCGAAACTCTTCGTGAATGCGACACACGCGACATTGACTCGAAGTGGCGACACTGCGGACACAGTGTTTCTTTCGCGAAGGAATCAAAGGCAATTCACTGTGTTACCTCCTTCTGTGTTCGGTTGGTGGAAAGGGTTTTGAGTGCGCGCTGCGAGTAATGGATCAAACCATTAACCACTCAATACCTCTGGTATCCGCCTCTGTTCGGTGTAAGGGCTACGATTGCTACGATTGCCACGAACACTCAATGTTCACAATTTGCTAGTTTTATTGCTGAATATTTTCTTGTTCTTTGATTGTAAATAGAAAAGACTTGCTTATAGTTAATACAGGCAAATTATAAGGCCTTCATTCTAA
Protein-coding regions in this window:
- the LOC142983058 gene encoding complement factor D-like, whose protein sequence is MLTRFILIVFCLLSVSCEYLSLDDGSPCEWNGVPGRCVSVHRCPSATFHIRDKKFPAICAFDHKTPIICCTDCELVNNTRQVLYYDTRLGPLYKTGQKAKDVCLKYLHELNYPCKRRFSEILSWKFKYDAMNCTTPQRRIEDVMTTEGGVDAYREQFPHMALLGFGEDIENAEWICGGSVISERFILTAGHCGSSPTKGKVKYVALGILKRTDPPEMWHKYHLSRIVYHPLYKPPSKYHDIALLETDVPMPLGWQIRPACLHREDEMINYADATGWGKLGRRGELADTLQTVALKKFSDDDCSSHYPEHRLLVYGYDNNTQMCFGDKDERRDTCEGDSGGPLQSTWFRQCMYTIVGVTSTGRQCGVDHVPGLYTRVAYYIPWIESVVWP